Proteins from a genomic interval of Myxococcales bacterium:
- a CDS encoding translocation/assembly module TamB domain-containing protein → MPNLKAKFRLEDGVARVDALEGGLFGGHVALSGEARLFQGSLENLLKAPVLDVKVQGRRLDLGTLLASPELAGQFSFEGWAKGPADALTGSLKLPPDTTLEILGQTWRIRGFEVMARPRELVLRSTRLEREVGGAVVLEGRLSLDKGQAMAWSVHVIGFPLANLPGVQSAPALEGKVDAKLEIKGSPAAPQVSGVVDLTRGVLDGRALGDAHLTLAPRPGGGTRVSGRLFDRFDLQAEVALARAGPHMTAQLAFQDLLVHELAPEVAERVGFNARVSGQVDIALLPGRPLALDARLDQLRMVSRPRNDLLGGGSPLEVRNDGPVVARVRGDRIELAPTRLETTGGVLELSGRLEGERLDQVVVRGQLDLALLAPALQPHVQRSEGNITLALRATGALNRPEVQGSVTVALPVEIRLPTLDLPVRVPQGRVTMGRRDIELHKLVVEVGDSHLLLQGRAAFDDKYQVTRYGIGADGTLDAKILPLLAPKAITEAEGQLKLRGRIGGTPTEPDFDAKVETKGVSLRMRDLGRLIRVESAELSVNPREARIDKLRATIDDQGVITIGGAGAEPGRLVFQQLFPEPVVKYARLPVRGERLAYRSPGVFALDDIGFDLELEGDLRQQLTLRGDVRVVTGRFSQDVAIRDLAISSRLRGEAYGRQAPNPLLDDMRLDLRVRTIGDTFLIQNNVAPEIYAVVDLHVGGTAGDPRLDGAILPTDGRFKVPGTGTRGYFDLVPVANSIVFVGTKTLGENTPELNLEAESLVTDSDGNEHNVRMRIRGPVSQAEITFSTTDTGLNQNETLLLLLSGRSSTSSVRFGTSSPNLGRNLDTGFQMAGNVTRDLVDNLLQPYISDTLSLLTGDKLQLRPTIGPDGVEVRVFGRAGRYLRLQLNYLQGFQGQRQARGEGRVWLADFVSFRTFAEYLVLPQQGITETNRSLNMEVFVEWPVRFDLP, encoded by the coding sequence GTGCCGAACCTCAAAGCCAAGTTCCGCCTCGAGGACGGGGTGGCGCGGGTGGATGCGCTCGAAGGGGGTCTCTTCGGCGGCCACGTCGCGCTTTCGGGCGAGGCGCGGCTGTTTCAGGGTTCCCTCGAAAACCTGCTGAAAGCGCCGGTGCTCGACGTGAAGGTGCAGGGACGCCGGCTGGATCTCGGCACCCTCCTCGCTTCACCCGAGCTGGCGGGCCAGTTTTCCTTCGAAGGCTGGGCCAAGGGGCCCGCCGATGCGCTCACGGGCTCGTTGAAGTTGCCCCCCGACACCACGCTCGAGATCTTGGGGCAAACCTGGCGGATCCGTGGCTTCGAGGTGATGGCACGTCCCCGCGAGCTGGTGTTGCGTTCCACCCGGCTCGAGCGGGAGGTGGGCGGAGCCGTGGTGCTGGAGGGTCGCTTGAGCCTGGACAAGGGGCAAGCCATGGCCTGGTCGGTGCACGTCATCGGGTTTCCGCTTGCCAACCTTCCTGGCGTACAGAGTGCGCCCGCGCTCGAGGGAAAGGTCGACGCAAAGCTCGAGATCAAGGGCTCGCCGGCAGCGCCGCAAGTTTCCGGGGTTGTGGACTTGACCCGCGGCGTTCTCGACGGACGCGCGCTTGGCGACGCCCATCTCACGCTTGCGCCCCGCCCGGGCGGGGGCACCCGCGTGTCGGGACGACTCTTCGACCGCTTCGACCTCCAGGCCGAGGTGGCCTTGGCTCGTGCAGGACCGCACATGACAGCCCAGTTGGCGTTCCAGGACCTCCTCGTTCACGAGCTGGCGCCCGAAGTCGCGGAGCGCGTCGGGTTCAACGCCCGGGTCTCCGGCCAGGTGGACATCGCCTTGCTTCCCGGTCGGCCGCTGGCTCTCGACGCCCGGCTCGACCAGCTCCGGATGGTCTCTCGCCCGCGCAACGATCTGCTGGGAGGCGGCTCCCCCCTCGAGGTCCGCAACGACGGTCCCGTCGTGGCACGGGTGCGCGGCGATCGCATCGAGCTCGCGCCCACACGCCTCGAAACCACGGGGGGCGTGCTCGAGTTGAGCGGCCGCCTCGAGGGCGAACGCCTCGATCAGGTGGTGGTTCGTGGCCAGTTGGATTTGGCCCTGCTCGCCCCAGCGCTGCAACCTCATGTCCAGCGATCCGAGGGCAACATTACCTTGGCGCTCCGGGCGACGGGGGCCCTGAACCGGCCGGAGGTCCAGGGGAGTGTGACGGTGGCGCTGCCGGTGGAGATCCGTCTGCCCACGCTCGATCTCCCGGTGCGCGTGCCCCAGGGTCGCGTGACGATGGGACGCAGGGACATCGAGCTCCACAAGCTCGTGGTGGAAGTGGGCGACTCACACCTGCTCTTGCAGGGTCGCGCCGCCTTCGACGATAAATACCAAGTCACCCGCTACGGCATCGGAGCCGACGGCACCCTGGATGCCAAGATCCTGCCCCTCCTTGCACCCAAGGCCATCACGGAGGCCGAGGGGCAGTTGAAGCTCCGGGGGCGCATAGGCGGCACACCGACCGAGCCCGACTTCGACGCCAAGGTCGAAACCAAAGGTGTCTCCTTGCGCATGCGGGACCTCGGTCGGCTGATCCGCGTGGAAAGCGCCGAGCTGTCGGTCAACCCTCGCGAAGCCCGCATCGACAAGCTCAGGGCCACGATCGACGACCAAGGCGTCATCACGATTGGCGGCGCTGGGGCCGAACCGGGACGCCTCGTCTTCCAGCAACTCTTCCCCGAGCCCGTGGTGAAGTACGCGCGCCTGCCGGTGCGGGGAGAGCGCTTGGCGTACCGCTCACCCGGCGTCTTCGCGCTGGACGACATCGGCTTCGACCTCGAACTCGAAGGCGATCTCAGACAGCAACTCACGCTGCGGGGGGACGTTCGGGTGGTTACCGGCCGCTTTTCGCAAGACGTGGCCATCCGCGACCTGGCCATCTCGAGCCGACTCCGTGGTGAGGCGTACGGCCGGCAAGCCCCCAACCCCCTCCTCGACGACATGCGCCTCGACCTGCGCGTCCGCACCATCGGTGACACCTTCCTGATTCAGAACAACGTGGCGCCCGAAATCTACGCGGTGGTCGATCTGCACGTGGGCGGCACCGCCGGCGATCCCCGCCTCGACGGCGCCATCCTCCCCACCGACGGCCGCTTCAAGGTTCCGGGGACAGGCACCCGCGGCTACTTCGACCTCGTGCCTGTGGCGAACTCCATCGTCTTCGTGGGAACGAAGACCCTGGGCGAGAACACCCCCGAGCTCAACCTCGAGGCAGAAAGTTTGGTCACCGACTCGGACGGCAACGAGCACAACGTGCGCATGCGGATCCGGGGGCCCGTGAGCCAAGCGGAGATCACCTTCTCCACGACGGATACGGGGCTCAATCAGAACGAGACCCTCCTCCTGCTGCTCTCGGGCCGCTCCTCGACGTCCTCCGTTCGGTTCGGCACCAGCAGCCCCAACTTGGGGCGCAACCTCGACACCGGATTCCAGATGGCCGGCAACGTGACACGCGACTTGGTCGACAACCTTCTGCAGCCCTACATCAGCGACACCCTCAGTCTGCTCACGGGAGACAAGCTTCAGCTCCGTCCCACCATCGGTCCGGACGGCGTCGAGGTGCGTGTGTTCGGTCGTGCGGGCCGCTACCTGCGGCTGCAGCTCAACTACCTGCAAGGCTTCCAGGGGCAACGGCAAGCCCGGGGCGAAGGCCGCGTGTGGCTGGCAGATTTTGTTTCCTTCCGAACGTTCGCAGAGTATTTGGTGTTGCCCCAACAGGGGATCACGGAAACCAACCGCTCGTTGAACATGGAAGTCTTCGTCGAGTGGCCCGTGCGCTTCGACCTGCCGTAG